The genomic segment ATAATGCTCAAAAAGGTACTCAGAAATGACCATCCCCAACACAGAGTCACCAAGAAACTCCATCCGTTCGTTAGATGCCTCGATAGTATCATTAGCGAACGAACGGTGAGTGAGCGCTCGTTCTAACAATCCGGCATCACTGATGGGAATTGTTGTCGGCAGTATTAACTTATTTTTCATCGTACGCGTGATAACGATTCTCCGATTCTTTCGACACCTTTTCGAATTGACTCCAAGTTCGAGTAAATACTCTGCCAGGCTATTCGATTATATCACATGTAGGTTACTAGGCTTCAAGGGAGGGATGGTTCCCGGAATCCCAACCCTATTTCCTATCACCTTCTCCGCAATACTAAGCCGTCTCAACTGTAATGTTATCGTTTGTAAACACACAAATCTCGGAGGCGATTTGGATAGCTTCTCTGGCTATTTCGGCGGGGGATTTATCGGTGAATTTCAGTAGAGCTTTAGCGGCAGCTTGGGCATAGGGGCCGCCTGAGCCGATGCCGATTACTCCATCGTCAGGTTCGAGTACATTGCCATCACCAGCGACGACTAGAAGCGCCTCTTTATCGGCTACAATTATCATCGCGTTAAGTTGGCGTAAAATCTTATCGGTGCGCCATTCCTTGGCAAATTCGACGGCGGCTCGGCGCACATTGCCTCCGTTCTGCTCCAGCTTTGTTTCGAACTTATCGGACAATGTCTGAGCATCGGCGGCAGCGCCTGCAAAACCTGCTAAAACTGCTCCGTGATATAGTCGGCGTACTTTCTTAGCCGTATGTTTAATAATCGTGTTGGAATCCCCGAGGGTGACTTGACCATCGGCAGCTAATGCCACCTCATTGCCGCGTTTGACGGCTACTACTGTTGTACTATGAATCATCCTTACCCCTTTACGGCGCTTAGCCGTCCTATAATGCTACCCTTATTCGGCATCCTCTTCGAGTGCTCGCGGGTGCGCTTTATCATAGGCATCTTTAAGTCGATCGAGAGTTAAATGAGCATAAACCTGA from the bacterium genome contains:
- the hslV gene encoding ATP-dependent protease subunit HslV, yielding MIHSTTVVAVKRGNEVALAADGQVTLGDSNTIIKHTAKKVRRLYHGAVLAGFAGAAADAQTLSDKFETKLEQNGGNVRRAAVEFAKEWRTDKILRQLNAMIIVADKEALLVVAGDGNVLEPDDGVIGIGSGGPYAQAAAKALLKFTDKSPAEIAREAIQIASEICVFTNDNITVETA